The window GTCATCATGCCGTCGCCGATGGCCAGGACATTTCTACGCTCGACCGCGTGGCCGAGCAGGCCGGCAATTTCCTTCATGGCAAGGTTATAGATCGGCGCGAAAGGCTTGCCGGCGATCAGCGTGCGGCCACCAAGCTGCGCATAGTCGCGGGCGAGCGCACCCGCGCACCAGATGATGCGCTCGCCGCGCTCGACCAGGATGTCGGGATTGGCGCAGATGAACGGCAGGTTGCGGGCCCGCAGCCGCATCAGCAGTTCCGCATAGTCGGCAGGCTTCTCCACCTCGTCGTCGAAGAGCCCGGTGCAGACGACGCCGGTGGCTTCGAATTCCTCGACGAGGTCGACGCCGAGGCCGTCGTAAAGGTTGAAATCGCGCTCGGGGCCGATATGGAAGATCTGTCTCGGACCCTCGGCGATCAGGTCGCGGGTGACGTCGCCGGAGGTGACGACGCGGTCATAGGCATCGGCGGGAACGCCGATGACATTCATCTGCGCAATGACGTCGGCGCTGCGGCGCGGCGAATTGGTGATCAGCACCACCGGCACGTTTGCCGCGCGCGCCCTGGCCAGCGCCTCGGCCGCTGCGGGGAAATGCCACTCGCCGTTGTGCACAACACCCCAAACATCGCACAAAATGGCGGCGTAGGTTCCGGTCAGGGGGTCAAGCGAAGCGATGATGTCGGGCGAATCCGCCATGCCTTTTTCCTGATCCTGATCCCTGGCATAGGCCGCGGCCCCCATCCTGCAATTCCGGGGCCGCCGCGGCCGGTCCCGCATAACCGAAGCGCTTCGTCCTGTCACCAGCTTTCGCCATGCTTGGGGGCCGGCGGTTGGGGCCCACCTCAACCGTCCGTCCGGCACCACAGGGTTAACGCCCGGTCAAACGGCAGCACGATGTTGATGCTTTCGCCAAGGCTGAAATTTAACGATTGGCGACCATGGTAGTAGCTCGATTACGACCATAGTCGTATCTCAACGTCGATCTTGGCGGGGGCTAAGAAGCAATGATCCGAAGATTTCTACGCGACAGACGGGGCAACTATGCCCTGGTGACTGCCATTACGATGGTGCCGTTGATGGCCGCCGTGGGGCTTGCCGTCGACTATGCCGAGCTGGTGCGGCAGAAGCAGGAAACGCTGAACGCGCTCGACGCCGCCGGCATCGCGACGGCGCAGCAGATCGTGACCGGTGCGAGCGACGACGCCGCGAAAGCTTATGCCAAGAATTTCTTCGAGGCCAATCTCAGGCACGTCCTGCCGGCCAACACTGCGCTCACGGTCACCTTGCCCAACAACAACACGGGCGGCGGCACGCTGAAAATGCAGGCCACGTTGACGTACCATCCCTACTTCATGCCGGCAGCCGTCATGCTGCTCGGCGGGAGCATGGGAAACACCAAGGTCGACATCGTTGCCAAGTCAGAGGTCAGGCTGAAAAACACGCTCGAGGTGGCGCTGGTGCTCGACAATTCAGGCTCGATGGGCATCAACGGCTCCGGTACGGGTCAGCCCCGAATAGAACTACTCAAGACTGCCGCAACCGAGCTGGTTGATACGCTGGCAAAACAAGCTGATCAAATGAAGCAGATCAGCAAGCCGGTCCAGTTCTCTCTGGTTCCCTTTTCAGCTTCAGTCAATGTTGGTCCAGCCAACAACGATAAAGCCTGGATGGATCTGGATGGTATTTCGCCGATCCACCATGAGGATTTCGACTGGTCGACGATGTACAAGAGCGCGCCTGGAGCCGATCCCAACAAGTACATTGAGAAAGTTGGCGATGCCTACTGGAAGCGAGGCAGCGGTTGGGGCGCGGGACAGAACACTACAATGACCCGCTTCAAACTCTATCAAGACATGATGGCCACGACCCGGACCTGCACCAAGAAGAGGTCCAACGGTAGTTGCCAAACCTATTCCACTCCCACAACGGGACAATATGAAGCCTGGAAAGGCTGTGTCGAGGCGAGGCCTTACCCCTACAATGTGGACGACACGACGCCGACAACGAGCAAGCCCGCAAGCCTGTTCGTCCCGATGTTCGCGCCGGACGAGGCCGGTAATCTGTGGACCGACAGCACCCACACAAGCACGGCGTCCTGGGGCTACAGCAACAATTGGTGGGTGGATTCGGCAGATAGCCTGGCCGTCGCGAAACGTCAGTCAGACATGCGGAAATATTTCATTACGAAACCGTACACCGCACCCGCGGAGCCGACTGACGGTGGACCCAATGCGGGGTGCACGACTTCCGCCATCACGCCGCTGCAGGACATAACCACCACCGCAGGCAAGACCACTCTCACAAACGCTATCAACGCGATGACGCCGACGGGCAACACCAATGTGCCGGAGGGGCTTGCCTGGGGCTGGCGAACGCTTTCCAGCAATGAGCCCTTTGCCGAAGGCCGCGACAACAACGAAAAAGGCAACGATAAGGTGGTCATCGTGCTGACCGACGGCGCCAACACCTATAGCGCCTTCAACGACGGAAACTATGCCAAGAACAGATCGACTTATGCGGCCTATGGGTACACAGGATTGACATATCCTGGATCGGGAACCGTCACCCGCCTGTTTATGAATACGAGTGCTG is drawn from Mesorhizobium sp. B1-1-8 and contains these coding sequences:
- a CDS encoding TIGR01459 family HAD-type hydrolase codes for the protein MADSPDIIASLDPLTGTYAAILCDVWGVVHNGEWHFPAAAEALARARAANVPVVLITNSPRRSADVIAQMNVIGVPADAYDRVVTSGDVTRDLIAEGPRQIFHIGPERDFNLYDGLGVDLVEEFEATGVVCTGLFDDEVEKPADYAELLMRLRARNLPFICANPDILVERGERIIWCAGALARDYAQLGGRTLIAGKPFAPIYNLAMKEIAGLLGHAVERRNVLAIGDGMMTDVKGASDNGFDVLYVSGGIHARDYGDPLRPDPERLAAFLDKHGYRPVAVIARLQ
- a CDS encoding TadE/TadG family type IV pilus assembly protein, with product MIRRFLRDRRGNYALVTAITMVPLMAAVGLAVDYAELVRQKQETLNALDAAGIATAQQIVTGASDDAAKAYAKNFFEANLRHVLPANTALTVTLPNNNTGGGTLKMQATLTYHPYFMPAAVMLLGGSMGNTKVDIVAKSEVRLKNTLEVALVLDNSGSMGINGSGTGQPRIELLKTAATELVDTLAKQADQMKQISKPVQFSLVPFSASVNVGPANNDKAWMDLDGISPIHHEDFDWSTMYKSAPGADPNKYIEKVGDAYWKRGSGWGAGQNTTMTRFKLYQDMMATTRTCTKKRSNGSCQTYSTPTTGQYEAWKGCVEARPYPYNVDDTTPTTSKPASLFVPMFAPDEAGNLWTDSTHTSTASWGYSNNWWVDSADSLAVAKRQSDMRKYFITKPYTAPAEPTDGGPNAGCTTSAITPLQDITTTAGKTTLTNAINAMTPTGNTNVPEGLAWGWRTLSSNEPFAEGRDNNEKGNDKVVIVLTDGANTYSAFNDGNYAKNRSTYAAYGYTGLTYPGSGTVTRLFMNTSAAVGKTNYTDSNYTAALDEQMQALCANAKAAGIMVMTVSLDLVDTKADEKKAMAALKACASDSRFRKDPTDASKAAKLYWNATGATLSDDFKEIANELSNLRIVS